Genomic window (Candidatus Tanganyikabacteria bacterium):
TAGGCCGCCGCGGCGGGGGGCCGCGCCGCCGGGATGCCGGCGGCCCCGATGCCGCTGCAGGCGCCGCAGGTCTCCGGGGGTGCCGCCCTGCCGCAAAATGTCCGCCAGGCCATCGAGACCGGCTGGGCGCTCTGCTCCAACCGCGACTATCGGGACGCCGTGCGGGAATTCGGGGAGGCGGTCAGGCTGTGGCCTACTGCCGCCGAGGCGCACTGCGGTCTTGGCTACGCATACAGCCAGATCGGGCAGGACGATCAGGCCATGCGCGCCTGCCGCGAAGCCATCCGCCTCAACGCCGGCCTCGCCCTGGCCCATTCCATCCTGGGCGACCTCCTGTTCCACAAGGGCGACGCCGCTGCCGCCATCCGCGAGTACCGGGAAGCGATCAAGATCGAGCCCAACGACGGCCCGACGCACACCTCCCTGGGAGATGCCCTGCTCGAGGTCGGCGACCGGGAAGAGGCGATCGTGGAGTTTCGCGAGGCCATCCGCTGCGATCCGGCGGATCCACAGGCCCACAACCAGCTTGGCCATGCGCTCTGGGACAAGGGCGACTTCTCGGGCGCCATATGGGAGTTTTGCGAGGCCATCCGCATCGATCCCAACTACGCGTGGGCGCACCAGAACCTGGGGCGCGCGCTGGCCCGGCAGCAGGACCTGGACGGCGCTATTCGCGAGTATCGGGAAGCGCTGCGCTGCGATCCCAACCTGCTCCAGAGCCGGCTGGATCTGGGCGACGCCCTGGCGGCCGTAGGCCAGCAGGGCGAGGCGGTGCGCGAGTACCGGGAGGCCTTGCGCCTCGATCCCAACAACCGCTACGCCCGGCAGCAACTCGGCATCGCGCTCACCAAGAAATTCGACCGCTACTGATTCGGGCTAAAATGGGCCCAGGATGTCCGCGGCCCAGACGCTCTGCCCCAGCTGCCAGACCCCCATCGCTGAGGGGCACAAGTTCTGCG
Coding sequences:
- a CDS encoding tetratricopeptide repeat protein, which gives rise to MPLQAPQVSGGAALPQNVRQAIETGWALCSNRDYRDAVREFGEAVRLWPTAAEAHCGLGYAYSQIGQDDQAMRACREAIRLNAGLALAHSILGDLLFHKGDAAAAIREYREAIKIEPNDGPTHTSLGDALLEVGDREEAIVEFREAIRCDPADPQAHNQLGHALWDKGDFSGAIWEFCEAIRIDPNYAWAHQNLGRALARQQDLDGAIREYREALRCDPNLLQSRLDLGDALAAVGQQGEAVREYREALRLDPNNRYARQQLGIALTKKFDRY